The proteins below are encoded in one region of Pomacea canaliculata isolate SZHN2017 linkage group LG7, ASM307304v1, whole genome shotgun sequence:
- the LOC112567698 gene encoding uncharacterized protein LOC112567698 isoform X8, giving the protein MTLIQLLLLVMSAMTNSPESKSLAQADNKSTCGIHRLNAFDMMLTCYFHDNISALQKDFTVYLYKGETSPMTVVSCEWTPQFFCYVAPGYKYEYDIDVNHDHTKVRLLHANTEHVGMYTCQVIGESDAGTCNFTKEQILWNSTLTPNTQQTSMTVPAQTTTTSSLPDDRQTQSADEQSSVASKLSTPKDAPGGSLAEEQKQTGTQDNTVVVVVPSVVLSVLLGIAIIAIIFAAYWRRRQRRSSTTVNERSDKKKREEETILLKKRQQDEHHSDSSPPNPEDGQLTAQEDRQQTPVESGRQHETEVKTRCKTDGDSCLEADSKPLMSESFELEKTGIQELGDVDVEDDETSFDGRQPELQQRDSHIDAPKKLNKEEEEDSPVPLHFQHDM; this is encoded by the exons ATGACACTAATCCAGCTTTTGTTACTGGTCATGTCTGCTATGACAAATTCTCCGGAATCCAAGAGTTTGGCTCAGG CGGACAACAAATCAACATGTGGGATTCATCGTCTGAACGCCTTTGACATGATGCTGACCTGCTACTTCCACGATAATATTAGTGCTCTCCAGAAAGACTTCACTGTGTATCTCTATAAAGGAGAAACAAGCCCAA TGACAGTGGTATCGTGCGAGTGGACTCCACAGTTTTTCTGCTACGTAGCCCCTGGGTACAAGTACGAGTACGACATTGATGTTAACCATGATCACACCAAAGTCCGGTTACTCCACGCTAACACCGAGCATGTTGGGATGTACACCTGTCAGGTGATTGGCGAGAGCGATGCTGGAACTTGCAATTTTACTAAGGAACAAa TTCTATGGAATTCTACACTCACTCCGAACACACAGCAGACCTCCATGACTGTACCTG CACAAACCACAACAACATCTTCACTTCCTGATGATCGACAGACACAAAGTGCAGATGAACAGAGCTCAGTCGCTAGTAAGCTTTCTACTCCTAAAG ACGCGCCAGGAGGAAGTCTGGCTGAGGAACAAAAGCAGACAGGTACCCAGGACAACACTGTGGTTGTTGTGGTTCCTTCTGTGGTTCTGTCTGTTTTACTGGGTATCGCCATTATCGCCATCATATTCGCAGCATACTGGAGGAG AAGACAGCGGAGAAGCTCCACAACGGTTAATGAAAGaagtgacaaaaagaaaagagaggaggagacaattttactaaaaaaaag aCAACAGGATGAGCATCACAGTGACAGTTCGCCCCCAAATCCCGAGGACGGTCAGCTGACGGCTCAAGAGGACAGACAGCAGACACC TGTAGAGTCTGGTCGCCAGCATGAAACCGAGGTAAAGACGAGATGTAAAACAGATGGCGACTCTTGTCTTGAAGCTGACAGCAAGCCTCTCATGAGTGAATCGTTTGAACTTGAAAA aaCCGGGATTCAGGAACTAGGTGATGTGGATGTTGAAGATGATGAGACAAGTTTTGATGGTAGGCAACCAGAGTTACAACAAAGAGACAG CCATATAGATGCACCCAAGAAGCTCAacaaagaggaggaagaagactcACCAGTCCCTCTGCACTTCCAACACGACATGTAG
- the LOC112567698 gene encoding uncharacterized protein LOC112567698 isoform X7: MTLIQLLLLVMSAMTNSPESKSLAQAADNKSTCGIHRLNAFDMMLTCYFHDNISALQKDFTVYLYKGETSPMTVVSCEWTPQFFCYVAPGYKYEYDIDVNHDHTKVRLLHANTEHVGMYTCQVIGESDAGTCNFTKEQILWNSTLTPNTQQTSMTVPAQTTTTSSLPDDRQTQSADEQSSVASKLSTPKDAPGGSLAEEQKQTGTQDNTVVVVVPSVVLSVLLGIAIIAIIFAAYWRRRQRRSSTTVNERSDKKKREEETILLKKRQQDEHHSDSSPPNPEDGQLTAQEDRQQTPVESGRQHETEVKTRCKTDGDSCLEADSKPLMSESFELEKTGIQELGDVDVEDDETSFDGRQPELQQRDSHIDAPKKLNKEEEEDSPVPLHFQHDM, encoded by the exons ATGACACTAATCCAGCTTTTGTTACTGGTCATGTCTGCTATGACAAATTCTCCGGAATCCAAGAGTTTGGCTCAGG CAGCGGACAACAAATCAACATGTGGGATTCATCGTCTGAACGCCTTTGACATGATGCTGACCTGCTACTTCCACGATAATATTAGTGCTCTCCAGAAAGACTTCACTGTGTATCTCTATAAAGGAGAAACAAGCCCAA TGACAGTGGTATCGTGCGAGTGGACTCCACAGTTTTTCTGCTACGTAGCCCCTGGGTACAAGTACGAGTACGACATTGATGTTAACCATGATCACACCAAAGTCCGGTTACTCCACGCTAACACCGAGCATGTTGGGATGTACACCTGTCAGGTGATTGGCGAGAGCGATGCTGGAACTTGCAATTTTACTAAGGAACAAa TTCTATGGAATTCTACACTCACTCCGAACACACAGCAGACCTCCATGACTGTACCTG CACAAACCACAACAACATCTTCACTTCCTGATGATCGACAGACACAAAGTGCAGATGAACAGAGCTCAGTCGCTAGTAAGCTTTCTACTCCTAAAG ACGCGCCAGGAGGAAGTCTGGCTGAGGAACAAAAGCAGACAGGTACCCAGGACAACACTGTGGTTGTTGTGGTTCCTTCTGTGGTTCTGTCTGTTTTACTGGGTATCGCCATTATCGCCATCATATTCGCAGCATACTGGAGGAG AAGACAGCGGAGAAGCTCCACAACGGTTAATGAAAGaagtgacaaaaagaaaagagaggaggagacaattttactaaaaaaaag aCAACAGGATGAGCATCACAGTGACAGTTCGCCCCCAAATCCCGAGGACGGTCAGCTGACGGCTCAAGAGGACAGACAGCAGACACC TGTAGAGTCTGGTCGCCAGCATGAAACCGAGGTAAAGACGAGATGTAAAACAGATGGCGACTCTTGTCTTGAAGCTGACAGCAAGCCTCTCATGAGTGAATCGTTTGAACTTGAAAA aaCCGGGATTCAGGAACTAGGTGATGTGGATGTTGAAGATGATGAGACAAGTTTTGATGGTAGGCAACCAGAGTTACAACAAAGAGACAG CCATATAGATGCACCCAAGAAGCTCAacaaagaggaggaagaagactcACCAGTCCCTCTGCACTTCCAACACGACATGTAG